In Gemmata obscuriglobus, a single genomic region encodes these proteins:
- a CDS encoding prepilin-type N-terminal cleavage/methylation domain-containing protein, with translation MDRRRSGFSLIEVLVAVAILAVLVGLLLPAIQRVRAAGARTEELNKIRQIGLAAHAFAADHQGKLPNVDYVEPSLGLSLFDSLGNYLEISTSTSESYNHPRFLQSRYDPTFATPVPETSHADCSYVSNAVVFRAGASLDTTFADGTSSTIAFSQHYAKCGPAACSWSLLGPSCFEYGTNRRIPCDPPHTRRATFADDGYNDVLPLTRGAPPASTGTTPGVTFQIRPLPTECNFRVLQSFFTDGLLVALGDGSGRLIRPSIDPTVFWGAVTPAGGEIIADW, from the coding sequence ATGGATCGCCGTCGGAGCGGGTTTTCTCTCATCGAAGTCCTCGTCGCGGTGGCGATCCTCGCCGTCCTCGTCGGGTTACTCCTTCCCGCGATTCAACGGGTTCGGGCTGCTGGCGCCCGAACCGAGGAGTTGAATAAGATCCGCCAAATCGGCCTCGCGGCACACGCCTTCGCCGCGGACCATCAGGGGAAACTGCCCAACGTCGATTACGTTGAGCCGTCGCTCGGTTTGTCGCTGTTCGATTCGCTCGGAAATTACCTGGAGATTTCGACGAGCACGAGCGAGAGCTACAACCACCCGCGGTTCCTCCAAAGTCGCTACGACCCGACCTTCGCGACACCGGTTCCCGAAACGAGTCACGCGGACTGCAGTTATGTCTCCAACGCCGTCGTGTTTCGCGCCGGAGCGTCGCTCGATACGACCTTCGCGGACGGCACGTCCTCAACCATCGCCTTCTCTCAGCACTACGCCAAGTGCGGCCCGGCCGCGTGCTCTTGGTCGCTGCTCGGCCCGTCGTGCTTCGAGTATGGCACCAACCGACGGATTCCTTGCGACCCTCCTCACACCCGCCGCGCCACCTTCGCCGATGATGGTTACAACGATGTCCTGCCGCTGACCCGGGGGGCACCGCCTGCCAGTACCGGTACGACGCCGGGGGTGACGTTCCAGATCCGGCCTTTGCCAACGGAGTGTAATTTTCGCGTGCTCCAATCGTTTTTCACGGATGGTCTTCTCGTCGCTCTCGGCGACGGAAGCGGGCGCCTGATTCGACCATCCATTGATCCCACGGTCTTTTGGGGTGCGGTAACGCCGGCAGGAGGAGAAATCATCGCCGATTGGTAG
- a CDS encoding TIGR03067 domain-containing protein, with protein MRVLGFLGVLLLTPGQVRADEGAEKELLRFQGEWQMVAVTKDGETVPADKLKNRAWTFTGDKLIPQYNKDDAATLKLAPAQKPAALDLTDRNGDKIEGIYKFDGADKLVICFRGDNKRPAEFAAGPKSGAILFVFERVKPPR; from the coding sequence ATGCGCGTTCTCGGCTTCTTGGGGGTTCTGTTGCTCACTCCGGGGCAAGTCCGTGCCGACGAAGGCGCGGAAAAGGAGCTGTTACGGTTCCAGGGCGAGTGGCAAATGGTGGCCGTAACGAAAGACGGGGAGACGGTTCCGGCGGACAAACTGAAAAACCGCGCGTGGACGTTCACTGGTGACAAGCTGATCCCACAATACAACAAAGACGACGCGGCAACACTGAAGCTCGCCCCCGCCCAAAAGCCCGCAGCGCTCGACCTGACGGACAGGAACGGCGACAAGATCGAAGGCATTTACAAGTTCGACGGCGCGGACAAGTTGGTGATTTGTTTTCGCGGCGATAACAAGCGGCCGGCGGAGTTCGCGGCGGGGCCGAAATCGGGGGCGATCCTGTTCGTGTTCGAGCGGGTGAAGCCCCCGCGGTGA